A single genomic interval of Buchnera aphidicola (Symydobius americanus) harbors:
- the truB gene encoding tRNA pseudouridine(55) synthase TruB yields MLLDKPQGISSNQALQKIKKIFRAHKAGYIGTLDPLATGILPICFGEATKLSNYLTNSIKSYHVIGKLGQVTSTYDSEGSIVETHSINFTQIEFYNALQNFQGKIIQFPPVYSAIKYQGLPLYKYARKNISVPKIQRTVFIYHINCIQFNNEIVELEITCSKGTYIRTLIHDLGKLLKCGAHVIFLRRLMVGIYHVSKAINFMNLYKLRQFSDALDNNNIMFNLLLSLKDIFFTLPEIKIDSLSTLYQKQKFCPIPLTRNSFVRITIKENKKIFIIGMVGNLGELISYKLLNI; encoded by the coding sequence TTGTTATTAGACAAACCCCAAGGCATATCTTCCAATCAGGCATTACAAAAAATTAAAAAAATTTTTAGAGCTCATAAAGCTGGCTATATAGGTACATTAGATCCATTAGCAACAGGCATTTTACCTATTTGTTTTGGTGAAGCAACTAAATTATCAAATTATTTAACAAATTCAATAAAGTCATATCATGTGATTGGCAAATTAGGTCAAGTTACTTCTACTTATGATTCTGAAGGATCTATTGTAGAAACTCATTCAATTAATTTTACCCAAATTGAATTTTATAATGCTTTACAGAATTTTCAAGGTAAAATTATTCAATTTCCTCCAGTTTATTCAGCAATTAAATATCAAGGTTTGCCATTATATAAATATGCTCGGAAAAATATTTCTGTTCCTAAAATTCAAAGAACAGTATTTATATATCATATTAATTGTATTCAGTTTAATAACGAAATAGTTGAATTGGAAATTACTTGTTCGAAAGGAACGTATATTCGTACATTAATTCATGATTTAGGAAAATTGTTAAAATGTGGAGCACATGTAATTTTTTTAAGGAGATTAATGGTTGGTATATATCATGTTTCAAAGGCTATAAATTTCATGAATTTATATAAGTTACGTCAATTTTCTGATGCGTTAGATAATAATAACATTATGTTCAATTTATTATTATCGTTAAAGGATATTTTTTTTACATTACCTGAAATTAAAATTGATTCTTTATCTACACTCTATCAAAAACAAAAATTTTGTCCAATTCCTCTAACACGAAATAGTTTTGTAAGAATTACTATTAAAGAAAATAAAAAAATATTTATAATAGGTATGGTTGGAAATTTAGGAGAGTTAATTTCATATAAATTATTAAATATTTAA
- the rbfA gene encoding 30S ribosome-binding factor RbfA, producing the protein MNQKKNFTRAIRVSQELKKEISIILMRYIKDPRINFLVTISMVRVSRDLSCAKIFFSYLEQYSNAKNFFNSKYKISEILNILQNSSNYIRKLLYQRFNLRKIPILYFYHDSSLLTGMKISNIIKSSLKNNKNNKTTSKSL; encoded by the coding sequence TTGAATCAAAAAAAAAATTTTACACGTGCTATTCGTGTTTCGCAGGAATTAAAAAAAGAAATATCAATTATTTTAATGCGATATATTAAAGATCCTAGAATTAATTTTTTAGTTACAATTTCTATGGTACGTGTATCTCGTGATTTATCCTGTGCAAAAATATTTTTTAGTTATTTAGAACAGTATAGTAATGCAAAAAATTTTTTTAATAGTAAATATAAAATTTCTGAAATATTAAATATATTACAGAATTCTTCTAATTATATACGAAAATTATTGTATCAAAGATTTAATTTACGAAAAATTCCAATTTTATATTTTTATCATGATAGTTCTTTACTTACTGGAATGAAAATTTCTAATATAATTAAATCTTCTTTAAAAAATAATAAGAATAATAAAACAACTTCAAAAAGCTTATAA
- the infB gene encoding translation initiation factor IF-2: protein MKEINLRYLIFKMLFYQIPFLKKIFFVIISRNYSNNYKIIIIKLLCILQCSNKINSFLSSEFFVKDSISNNHVKKFLHVTKKDNEKKKLIEKNKYSNIKNIKYTNYQNKLKYYDNTKETEIPKIRLRKKKHVLYNKRGSVLQQNFTKPSNFISREIILNKTITILELSNKLSIKVSELIKRMIRMGVVVTINQVIDHETAQLVIEEMGHKVILRNDNKLEDSIINYRNIENQKYTKQTRPPIVTIMGHVDHGKTSLLDYIRSTRIALNESGGITQHIGAYHVKNNNRVITFLDTPGHAAFTSMRARGVQITDIVILVVAADDGVKPQTIEAIQHVQAANVSLIVAINKIDKLDSNPENVKKELMKHDIIPEEWGGKHVFVTISSKTGQGINDLLNAILLESELLELTTTYSGMASGVVIESFLDSSKGPIATILIKEGSLKKGDIILCGFEYGKIRLILDAFGKELQIAEPAIPVQILGLSGIPISGDIFNVVTTEKQAREVALYRKKRSREDKFLTYKTSNIENMFQDLQNESNSKLNLILKADAQGSLEAIVHTVQSLSIPSIEIKIISSNVGDITETDVSLAIASRAKIIGFNVKSNYLAKQMIQKEKVSTYYYTVIYDIIKAIKSSMKNMISPAYQVKHVGKAEVRNIFKTSKCSVIAGVMVIDGIIKRTNPVKVLRGNNIIHEGELDSLRRFKENVKEVSSGKECGIGIKKYHDICVGDIIESFENTQI, encoded by the coding sequence ATGAAAGAAATTAATTTAAGATATTTAATTTTTAAAATGTTATTTTATCAAATACCATTTTTAAAGAAAATATTTTTTGTAATTATTAGTAGAAATTATAGTAATAATTATAAAATAATAATTATTAAATTATTATGTATTTTACAATGTTCAAATAAAATTAATTCTTTTTTATCTTCTGAATTTTTTGTTAAAGATTCTATTTCAAATAATCATGTTAAAAAATTTTTACATGTAACTAAAAAAGATAATGAAAAAAAGAAATTGATTGAAAAAAATAAGTACTCTAATATTAAAAATATTAAATATACAAATTATCAAAATAAATTAAAATATTATGATAACACTAAAGAGACTGAAATTCCGAAAATTCGTTTGCGTAAAAAAAAACATGTTCTTTATAATAAAAGAGGTAGTGTTTTACAACAAAATTTTACTAAACCTTCTAATTTTATTTCAAGAGAAATTATTCTTAATAAGACTATTACAATATTAGAATTATCTAATAAACTTTCAATAAAAGTATCTGAATTAATAAAAAGAATGATACGCATGGGTGTTGTAGTTACTATAAATCAAGTTATTGATCATGAAACAGCACAATTAGTAATAGAAGAAATGGGACATAAGGTAATTTTACGTAATGATAATAAATTAGAAGATTCAATAATTAATTATCGTAATATCGAAAATCAAAAATATACTAAACAAACTAGGCCGCCTATTGTAACTATTATGGGTCATGTTGATCACGGTAAAACTTCTTTATTAGATTATATTCGTTCTACTCGTATTGCTTTAAACGAATCTGGAGGAATTACACAACACATTGGTGCTTATCATGTTAAAAACAATAATAGAGTGATAACTTTTCTAGATACCCCTGGACATGCTGCTTTTACTTCAATGAGAGCCCGAGGAGTACAGATTACAGATATTGTAATATTAGTTGTTGCAGCAGATGATGGTGTTAAACCTCAAACAATTGAAGCTATTCAACATGTTCAAGCTGCTAATGTTTCATTAATTGTAGCAATTAATAAAATTGATAAATTAGATTCTAATCCTGAAAACGTCAAAAAAGAATTAATGAAACATGATATTATTCCAGAAGAATGGGGTGGTAAACATGTATTTGTTACCATTTCCTCAAAAACAGGTCAAGGAATTAATGATTTATTAAACGCGATATTATTAGAATCTGAATTATTAGAATTAACTACTACATATTCTGGTATGGCTTCTGGTGTAGTTATTGAATCTTTTTTAGATAGTAGTAAAGGTCCAATAGCTACTATTTTAATTAAAGAAGGTAGTTTAAAGAAAGGGGATATTATTTTATGTGGCTTTGAATATGGCAAGATTCGTTTAATTCTTGATGCGTTTGGAAAAGAATTACAAATTGCTGAACCTGCTATTCCAGTACAAATATTAGGATTATCAGGCATTCCTATTAGTGGAGATATATTTAATGTTGTAACAACCGAAAAACAAGCACGAGAAGTTGCTTTATATAGAAAAAAAAGGTCTAGAGAAGATAAATTTTTGACTTATAAAACATCTAATATTGAAAACATGTTTCAGGATTTACAAAATGAATCGAATTCTAAACTTAATTTAATTTTAAAAGCTGATGCTCAAGGTTCTTTAGAAGCAATTGTTCATACAGTACAATCTTTATCTATTCCATCTATAGAAATAAAAATTATTAGTTCCAATGTTGGAGATATTACTGAAACTGATGTTTCTTTAGCTATAGCTTCTCGGGCTAAAATTATTGGTTTTAACGTAAAATCTAATTATTTAGCAAAGCAGATGATTCAGAAAGAGAAAGTTAGTACATATTATTATACAGTAATATATGATATTATAAAGGCTATAAAATCATCTATGAAAAACATGATTTCTCCTGCGTATCAAGTAAAACACGTTGGAAAAGCAGAAGTTCGTAATATTTTTAAAACTTCTAAATGTTCTGTCATTGCTGGAGTAATGGTTATAGACGGAATAATTAAGCGTACTAATCCAGTTAAAGTTCTACGCGGAAATAATATAATACATGAGGGTGAATTAGATTCATTAAGGAGATTTAAAGAAAATGTCAAAGAAGTGAGTAGCGGTAAAGAATGTGGAATTGGAATAAAAAAATATCATGATATTTGTGTTGGTGATATTATTGAATCATTTGAAAATACTCAAATATAG
- the nusA gene encoding transcription termination factor NusA, which produces MNKEILFLVKSISDKELLSQEKIFEVLENALSISIKCKYSYFKDIRLFINKINGDFNVFRRWMVVSKVIQPDRQIAFKKAKIQKKKIKLNDFIQDQITSITLHHINTKEAKKIIFKKVQEEKQLIMLDEFYNQKGQIIIGTVKLIKNTYIILLVREFVEAVIYRSDMLSIRNIRIGDKVKGVLCAVYFMIDHIKLLLSQSNSRMLLALLNIEIPEVKEGLIKIKSIARDPGYRSKIAVESIDNGIDPVGACIGLRGNRIRSISNTLQGERIDIILWDNNLSKFAMNVIAPADIHDLVIHKNNHFIDIFVDSENISQLIGKNGQNVRLASQLLGWSLNIIIVDIMGEDQKSTYHFHNVFIKYFNFNRKIITSLIQFGLSSLKDLMYISYSDLLNIPGIDRKTAHFIKTTTNIFFSNNLKNKKYYNVIG; this is translated from the coding sequence ATGAATAAAGAAATTTTATTTCTTGTAAAGTCTATTTCTGATAAAGAATTATTATCTCAAGAAAAAATTTTTGAAGTTTTAGAAAACGCATTGTCTATTTCTATTAAATGTAAGTATTCGTATTTTAAGGATATTCGATTATTTATTAATAAAATAAATGGTGATTTTAATGTTTTTCGTCGTTGGATGGTCGTTTCAAAAGTTATTCAACCAGATCGACAAATAGCTTTTAAAAAAGCAAAAATCCAAAAAAAAAAAATAAAATTAAATGATTTCATACAAGATCAAATCACTTCAATAACCCTACATCACATAAATACTAAAGAAGCTAAAAAAATTATTTTTAAAAAAGTTCAAGAAGAAAAACAGTTAATCATGCTTGATGAATTTTATAATCAGAAAGGTCAAATTATTATAGGTACAGTCAAGTTAATTAAAAATACATATATTATTTTATTGGTGAGAGAATTTGTAGAAGCTGTTATATATAGATCAGATATGTTATCAATCAGAAATATTAGGATTGGTGATAAAGTAAAAGGAGTGTTATGTGCGGTGTATTTCATGATTGATCATATAAAACTATTACTTAGTCAATCAAATTCTCGAATGTTATTAGCATTACTTAATATTGAAATACCAGAAGTTAAAGAAGGTTTAATTAAAATTAAATCTATTGCTCGTGATCCTGGTTATCGTTCAAAAATTGCAGTTGAATCTATTGATAATGGAATTGATCCAGTTGGTGCTTGCATTGGTTTGAGAGGTAATAGAATTCGATCAATTTCTAATACATTACAAGGTGAACGAATAGATATTATTTTATGGGATAATAATCTTTCTAAGTTTGCTATGAATGTGATTGCACCAGCTGATATTCATGATCTTGTAATTCATAAAAATAATCATTTCATAGATATATTTGTTGATTCCGAAAACATATCTCAATTAATTGGGAAAAATGGCCAAAATGTTCGTTTAGCTTCTCAATTACTTGGTTGGTCGTTAAATATTATTATTGTAGATATTATGGGTGAAGATCAAAAATCTACGTATCATTTTCATAATGTATTTATAAAATATTTTAATTTTAATAGAAAGATTATAACTTCTTTAATTCAATTTGGGTTATCTTCATTAAAAGATTTAATGTATATTTCGTATTCTGATTTATTAAATATTCCAGGAATAGATAGAAAAACAGCACATTTTATTAAAACAACAACTAATATTTTTTTTTCGAATAATCTTAAAAATAAAAAATATTATAACGTGATTGGTTAA
- the secG gene encoding preprotein translocase subunit SecG encodes MYNIILFLFVFISCSLIFLIVCNSERNNNLSYSLNNHHLQSLNKSIFKNTLIYKIKNIFAACFLILCFLISILNSHRV; translated from the coding sequence ATGTATAATATAATTTTATTTTTATTTGTTTTTATTTCATGTTCTTTAATTTTTTTAATTGTATGCAATTCAGAAAGAAATAATAATTTATCTTATTCTTTAAATAATCATCATTTGCAATCGTTAAATAAATCTATTTTTAAAAATACTTTAATTTATAAGATAAAAAACATTTTTGCAGCATGTTTTTTGATTTTGTGTTTTTTAATATCCATTTTAAACAGTCATAGAGTTTAA
- the ftsH gene encoding ATP-dependent zinc metalloprotease FtsH → MFFNNYNNDEVNLLNEISKSFIFWLITIFFFILICFGIHVIDKKNHNIDYTTFISSINKNEIKEIYVDGSLIDIIKKDKSTYTTYIPLHDSKLLNQLLSHGITVTGRAPKETNILLSIFISWFPTMLLIGIWVYLLNHVKKNHLKNSNSFGKSKMHIFSENPIKTTFADVAGCNEAKEEVRELVEYLKEPKRFEKLGCKIPKGILMIGPPGTGKTLLAKAIAGEAKVSFLTLSGSDFVEMFVGLGASRVRDVFDHARKSAPCIIFIDEIDAVGRQRSSALGGGNDEREQTLNQMLVEMDGFEGNEGIILIAATNRPDVLDPALLRPGRFDRQVIVSLPDIRGREKILKVHMKNIPVSPDVDPMIIARGTPGFSGADLSNLVNESALFAARSNHQIVSMSDFEKAKDKMIIGSERRSMIMTETQKELTAYHESGHVIIGRLVPEHDPAHKVTIVPRGLALGVTIFLPEFDAVSISREKLESQISTLYGGRLAEEIIYGPYKVSTGAMNDIKVATRIARNMITKWGFSEKLGPLLYSDDDENKLFFSQSVYASYLSNETSRIIDEEVKLLIQKNYNRAKKLLHENLDILHAMKDALMKYETIDSNQINDLMSRKTIKDPIGWELNIN, encoded by the coding sequence GTGTTTTTTAATAATTATAACAATGATGAGGTTAATCTTTTGAATGAAATATCTAAAAGTTTTATTTTTTGGTTAATAACAATCTTTTTTTTTATACTTATATGTTTTGGTATTCATGTAATTGATAAAAAAAATCATAATATTGATTATACTACATTTATATCTTCTATAAATAAAAACGAAATTAAAGAAATTTATGTAGATGGTAGTTTAATTGATATTATTAAAAAAGACAAAAGTACATATACTACTTATATTCCATTACATGATAGCAAATTACTGAATCAATTATTATCACATGGCATTACTGTTACTGGTCGTGCTCCAAAAGAAACAAATATTTTATTATCTATTTTTATTTCTTGGTTTCCAACCATGTTATTAATTGGGATATGGGTTTATTTGCTTAATCATGTAAAAAAAAATCACCTTAAGAATTCTAATTCTTTTGGGAAGAGTAAAATGCACATATTTTCTGAAAATCCAATTAAAACTACTTTTGCTGATGTTGCTGGGTGTAATGAGGCTAAAGAAGAAGTTAGGGAATTAGTTGAATATCTTAAAGAACCTAAACGATTTGAAAAATTAGGGTGTAAAATTCCAAAAGGAATCTTAATGATTGGTCCCCCAGGAACTGGTAAAACTTTATTAGCAAAAGCTATTGCAGGAGAAGCAAAAGTATCATTTTTAACATTATCAGGTTCAGATTTTGTTGAAATGTTTGTAGGCTTAGGAGCATCTAGAGTGAGAGATGTATTTGATCATGCTAGAAAATCAGCACCTTGTATAATCTTTATTGATGAAATTGATGCTGTTGGTCGTCAAAGGAGTAGTGCTTTAGGAGGTGGAAATGACGAGCGAGAACAAACTTTAAATCAAATGTTAGTTGAAATGGATGGATTTGAAGGTAATGAGGGAATTATATTAATCGCTGCAACAAACAGACCTGATGTTTTAGATCCTGCTTTATTAAGACCTGGTAGGTTTGATCGTCAAGTGATAGTTTCACTTCCGGATATTAGGGGTAGAGAAAAAATTTTAAAAGTACATATGAAAAATATTCCTGTTTCACCTGATGTAGATCCTATGATTATTGCTCGAGGAACTCCTGGTTTTTCTGGAGCTGATTTATCTAATTTAGTGAATGAGTCTGCTTTATTTGCAGCAAGATCAAACCATCAAATTGTTTCTATGTCAGATTTTGAAAAAGCGAAAGATAAAATGATTATTGGGTCTGAAAGACGTTCTATGATTATGACTGAAACCCAAAAAGAATTAACTGCATATCATGAGTCAGGTCATGTAATTATTGGAAGGTTAGTTCCAGAACATGATCCGGCACATAAAGTAACCATAGTTCCAAGAGGTCTTGCTTTAGGAGTAACAATTTTTTTACCAGAATTTGATGCTGTTAGTATCAGTAGAGAAAAATTAGAAAGTCAAATATCAACTTTATATGGCGGTCGATTAGCAGAAGAAATTATTTATGGACCCTATAAAGTATCTACCGGAGCAATGAATGATATTAAAGTAGCAACTCGAATAGCACGTAATATGATAACTAAATGGGGTTTTTCAGAAAAGCTTGGTCCATTATTGTATTCTGATGATGATGAAAATAAACTATTTTTTAGTCAATCTGTATACGCAAGCTATTTATCTAATGAAACATCTAGAATTATTGATGAAGAAGTCAAATTATTAATTCAAAAAAATTATAATCGAGCTAAAAAATTGTTACATGAAAATTTAGATATTTTGCATGCTATGAAAGATGCGTTAATGAAATATGAAACTATTGATTCTAATCAAATTAATGATTTAATGTCTAGAAAAACAATTAAAGATCCCATAGGTTGGGAATTAAATATTAATTAG
- a CDS encoding RlmE family RNA methyltransferase encodes MKKKRSYSSNRWLSEHFRDVYVKHTHLCGIRSRAWFKLDQINLKYNIFKRSAYVLDLGSSPGSWSQYAIKKIGNKGLVIACDINPMIKIKGVFFLHGDITKPEVFQSLLDILKSRKIDLVMSDMSPNITGISSIDIPNAFSLSNFALNITLKILSNTGVFLIKIFQGEKFKNYLNKIRSIFKIVKICKPHASRNRSRELFILAMNKKNNF; translated from the coding sequence ATGAAAAAAAAACGATCTTATAGTTCAAATCGTTGGTTATCGGAGCATTTTCGTGATGTTTATGTGAAACATACTCATTTGTGTGGAATTCGTTCTCGAGCCTGGTTTAAGTTGGATCAAATTAATTTAAAATACAATATATTTAAACGAAGTGCATATGTTTTAGATTTAGGTTCTTCTCCTGGAAGTTGGTCACAATATGCAATTAAAAAAATTGGAAATAAAGGATTAGTTATAGCCTGTGACATCAATCCTATGATTAAAATAAAAGGAGTATTTTTTTTACATGGTGATATCACGAAACCAGAAGTATTTCAATCTTTATTAGATATTTTAAAATCTCGTAAAATTGATTTAGTTATGTCGGATATGTCTCCCAATATTACAGGAATATCTTCAATTGATATACCTAATGCTTTTTCTTTATCGAATTTTGCGCTTAATATTACTTTAAAAATATTGTCAAATACAGGTGTTTTTTTAATTAAAATTTTTCAAGGAGAGAAATTCAAAAATTATTTAAATAAAATACGTTCTATTTTTAAAATAGTAAAAATTTGTAAACCTCATGCTTCTCGAAATCGTTCGCGTGAATTATTTATATTAGCAATGAATAAAAAAAATAATTTTTAA
- the greA gene encoding transcription elongation factor GreA, producing MFKTPITLSGFKKLQKELHQLIRYKRPEIISEISKARKHGDLKENAEYHAAREQQAFYERKIKNIELKLNSVQIIDIKNIPFNGKVIFGSTVSILNIDTNKFLEVRIVGDDEADFKNHLISINSPLARGLIGTMESDIVSIETPSGLVNYKVLCVKYI from the coding sequence ATGTTTAAAACCCCAATTACCTTATCAGGTTTCAAAAAACTTCAAAAAGAATTACATCAACTTATAAGATATAAAAGACCGGAAATTATTTCTGAGATTTCAAAAGCTAGAAAACATGGTGATTTAAAAGAAAATGCTGAATATCATGCAGCAAGGGAACAACAGGCGTTTTATGAAAGAAAAATTAAAAATATTGAGTTAAAATTAAATTCAGTTCAAATTATTGATATTAAAAATATTCCATTTAACGGAAAAGTAATATTTGGTTCCACTGTTAGTATATTAAATATAGATACTAATAAATTTTTAGAGGTTCGTATTGTAGGAGATGATGAAGCTGATTTTAAAAATCACTTAATTTCAATTAATTCCCCTTTAGCTCGAGGTTTAATTGGAACCATGGAATCTGATATTGTTTCAATAGAAACTCCATCAGGCTTAGTAAATTATAAAGTATTATGTGTTAAATATATTTAA
- a CDS encoding BolA family protein, which produces MNTLEIESCIKKAVELNNIYIIGDLNHIKIIAIGNIFIGMNNVQKQQIIYKPITKYIMKKKIHAISIYTFTLKEWEKKKGNFFVN; this is translated from the coding sequence ATGAATACTTTAGAAATAGAATCTTGCATAAAAAAAGCAGTAGAATTAAATAATATATATATCATAGGTGACTTAAATCATATAAAAATTATTGCTATAGGAAATATATTTATTGGTATGAATAATGTTCAAAAACAACAAATTATTTATAAACCAATTACAAAATATATTATGAAAAAAAAAATTCATGCGATCTCGATTTATACTTTTACACTAAAAGAATGGGAGAAAAAAAAGGGTAATTTTTTTGTAAATTGA
- the rplU gene encoding 50S ribosomal protein L21, with the protein MYAIFSNGGKQYQAKIGQTIRLEKINLNQGKQIKFHNILMIVDNNNIQIGKPKILNSFVLGDIIQHGKNKKIKIIKFNRRKHYKKTQGHRQNFTDIKIISIQHSTT; encoded by the coding sequence ATGTATGCAATATTTTCTAATGGCGGAAAACAATACCAAGCCAAAATCGGTCAAACTATTCGTTTAGAGAAAATTAATCTCAACCAAGGAAAACAAATTAAATTTCATAATATTTTGATGATAGTAGATAATAATAATATCCAAATTGGAAAACCAAAAATATTAAATTCTTTTGTTTTAGGAGATATTATACAACATGGAAAAAATAAAAAAATAAAAATCATTAAATTCAATCGCAGAAAACATTATAAAAAAACACAAGGACACAGACAAAATTTTACAGATATAAAAATTATAAGTATTCAACACTCTACAACATAA
- the rpmA gene encoding 50S ribosomal protein L27, whose amino-acid sequence MAHKKAGGSTRNGRDSRSKRLGIKHFGGEQIKSGSIIIRQRGTKFHPGNNVKIGKDHTIFATKSGKVKFEIKGLKQKKYISII is encoded by the coding sequence ATGGCGCATAAAAAAGCAGGTGGTTCAACAAGAAATGGAAGAGATTCAAGATCTAAAAGATTAGGGATTAAACATTTTGGGGGAGAACAAATTAAATCAGGATCAATTATTATTAGACAAAGAGGAACAAAATTTCATCCTGGAAATAATGTAAAAATAGGAAAAGACCATACAATATTTGCAACAAAATCAGGAAAAGTAAAATTCGAAATTAAAGGATTAAAACAAAAAAAATACATTAGTATTATTTAA
- the cgtA gene encoding Obg family GTPase CgtA, producing the protein MKFLDQINIRVIGGNGGNGCIHFRREKYIPKGGPDGGNGGNGGNIWIQTDQNLNTLIDYRFKKYIIAQNGEHGKSKNRSGKNGKDIILKVPLGTRIISLETSEIISDLTKNNQKILIAKGGYKGIGNVRFKSSTNRTPYQNTLGKPGESRDIKLELILIADVGILGLPNSGKSTLIQSISQAKPKIGEYPFTTLIPNLGTVYLNNQKKFIIADIPGIIKGASLGLGLGINFLKHLERCHVILHLVDFSPKTNIILKNINIIETELKAYSMKLYNKIQWIIFNKIDKLTPKEIKKKISCVEKKIKKKPNMFFISGINKIGTYELSVKIFQYLKNE; encoded by the coding sequence ATGAAATTTCTAGATCAAATTAATATTCGTGTTATAGGTGGAAACGGAGGTAATGGATGCATTCACTTTAGAAGAGAAAAGTATATCCCTAAAGGTGGACCAGATGGTGGAAACGGAGGTAATGGAGGAAATATCTGGATACAAACCGATCAAAATTTAAATACATTAATTGATTATAGATTTAAAAAATATATTATTGCTCAAAATGGAGAGCATGGAAAATCAAAAAATCGATCTGGAAAAAATGGAAAAGATATTATTCTAAAAGTACCTCTCGGTACTAGAATAATCTCATTAGAAACCAGTGAAATTATTTCAGATTTAACAAAAAATAACCAAAAAATATTAATAGCAAAGGGTGGTTATAAAGGTATTGGAAATGTTCGTTTTAAATCTTCTACAAACCGTACCCCGTATCAAAATACTTTAGGAAAACCAGGAGAAAGTCGCGATATCAAGTTAGAATTAATTCTTATTGCAGATGTTGGAATATTAGGTTTACCTAATTCAGGGAAATCCACATTAATACAATCAATTTCTCAAGCTAAACCAAAAATAGGAGAATATCCTTTTACAACTTTGATTCCAAATTTAGGAACAGTTTATTTAAATAATCAAAAAAAATTTATTATTGCAGATATTCCGGGTATAATAAAAGGAGCTTCTTTAGGATTAGGTTTAGGTATAAACTTTTTAAAACATTTAGAAAGATGTCATGTAATATTACATTTAGTAGATTTTTCACCTAAAACTAATATTATTTTAAAAAACATCAATATTATTGAAACAGAACTTAAAGCATACAGCATGAAATTATATAATAAAATTCAATGGATAATTTTTAATAAAATTGATAAATTAACACCAAAAGAAATTAAAAAAAAAATTTCATGTGTAGAAAAAAAAATTAAAAAAAAGCCAAATATGTTCTTTATTTCTGGAATAAATAAAATTGGAACATATGAATTATCTGTTAAAATATTTCAATATCTCAAAAATGAATAA
- the rpsI gene encoding 30S ribosomal protein S9, whose protein sequence is MINFQYYATGRRKSSSARVFLKIGLGNITVNKRSFLQYFPLEITRMVILSPLKLTNMLDKINLYITVKGGGTSGQAGAIRQGITRVLIKYDSLFRSSLREAGFVTRDSRKVERKKIGLKKSRKKPQFSKR, encoded by the coding sequence ATGATTAATTTTCAATATTATGCTACAGGTCGTCGTAAAAGTTCTTCTGCTCGTGTTTTTTTAAAAATAGGATTAGGTAATATTACAGTTAACAAAAGATCTTTTTTACAATATTTTCCTCTGGAAATTACTCGTATGGTGATTTTAAGTCCATTAAAATTAACTAATATGTTAGATAAAATAAATTTATATATTACAGTGAAAGGTGGTGGTACTTCTGGTCAAGCTGGAGCAATCCGACAAGGAATTACTCGTGTTTTAATAAAATACGATTCATTATTTAGATCAAGCTTAAGGGAAGCGGGTTTTGTTACTCGAGATTCTCGTAAAGTAGAAAGAAAAAAAATTGGACTTAAAAAATCTAGAAAAAAACCACAATTTTCAAAAAGATAA